A window of the Halorussus pelagicus genome harbors these coding sequences:
- a CDS encoding DUF4870 domain-containing protein: MAVHILGLFFGIFGTGIVYLLSDARFTKANATNAVNWQIFVLVSSIVFGLMAFGLESVSGLFVIVGAFGILIVGLLDLVFCVLAAFKALGGAEWKYPITPTFL; encoded by the coding sequence GTGGCGGTTCACATCCTCGGACTCTTTTTCGGGATCTTTGGTACCGGGATTGTGTATCTGCTCTCCGACGCGAGATTCACCAAGGCGAACGCCACGAACGCAGTGAACTGGCAAATCTTTGTTCTCGTGTCGAGCATCGTCTTCGGCCTCATGGCGTTCGGTCTCGAATCGGTATCGGGCCTGTTCGTGATCGTCGGCGCTTTCGGTATCCTGATCGTCGGACTGTTGGACCTCGTCTTCTGCGTTTTAGCGGCCTTCAAAGCGTTGGGCGGGGCGGAGTGGAAGTACCCGATAACGCCGACGTTCCTCTAA
- a CDS encoding DUF6159 family protein: MNDKRTTASGGNGIVSKYLGQLRTGRRLVADCLDVMRAHPKMALFPILSILSSIVFFALLLLPLLYGLSIGNGAEYVVLFVLYFTTTFASTFFSASLVVGAKKAFHGEEISLYACTTEVTGHLGPILVWSLISATVSLVLQIADNNDNNLLNAISGAVYVLFSASWSIVTFFVVPVIVFEDVSVRSMFRESLRTFKQVWGETFGAGLGITFITGGIGLLLAVPSFGVARLLFPDGSVLLYALFVLPAFAVTYVFHQTIWAILKTALYLYAKEEMRPSQFENFDFESLGGRTESPESAN, from the coding sequence ATGAACGATAAACGCACGACCGCGAGTGGAGGAAACGGCATCGTCTCGAAGTATCTCGGTCAGTTACGAACCGGGAGACGTTTGGTCGCCGACTGTCTCGACGTGATGCGAGCACACCCGAAGATGGCGCTGTTCCCGATACTGTCGATACTCTCCAGTATCGTCTTCTTCGCCCTGTTGTTGCTTCCGTTGCTTTACGGTCTCTCTATCGGGAATGGGGCCGAATACGTCGTTCTCTTCGTCCTCTACTTCACGACGACGTTCGCAAGCACGTTCTTTTCGGCGTCGTTGGTCGTCGGTGCGAAAAAAGCCTTTCACGGCGAAGAGATCAGCCTCTACGCGTGTACGACTGAAGTGACTGGACACCTCGGACCGATACTCGTCTGGTCGCTCATCTCCGCGACGGTCAGCCTCGTTTTGCAGATTGCGGACAACAACGACAACAATCTGCTCAACGCGATCTCCGGTGCCGTGTACGTGCTGTTCTCCGCGAGTTGGTCGATTGTGACGTTTTTCGTCGTTCCCGTGATTGTCTTTGAGGATGTTAGCGTCCGGTCGATGTTCAGGGAAAGCCTGCGAACGTTCAAGCAGGTTTGGGGTGAGACGTTCGGTGCGGGTCTCGGTATTACCTTCATCACGGGTGGGATTGGTCTCTTGCTCGCCGTCCCCTCTTTCGGGGTCGCCCGACTGCTCTTCCCGGACGGGAGCGTCTTGCTGTACGCGCTTTTCGTGCTCCCTGCCTTCGCCGTAACGTACGTTTTCCATCAGACGATTTGGGCGATTCTCAAGACCGCACTCTACCTCTACGCAAAGGAGGAGATGAGACCGAGCCAGTTCGAGAACTTCGACTTCGAGAGCCTCGGCGGCCGCACCGAGTCTCCCGAAAGTGCCAATTAA